Proteins from one Panicum virgatum strain AP13 chromosome 7K, P.virgatum_v5, whole genome shotgun sequence genomic window:
- the LOC120641556 gene encoding B3 domain-containing protein Os02g0683500-like: MEFASSSSRFSKEEDEEEEQEEDAEASPREIPFMTAAATATTGGAAASSSSSPPAAASASASASGPAALRSSDGAGASGSGGGGSDDVEVIEKEHMFDKVVTPSDVGKLNRLVIPKQHAEKYFPLDAAANEKGLLLSFEDRAGKLWRFRYSYWNSSQSYVMTKGWSRFVKEKRLDAGDTVSFCRGAGEAARDRLFIDWKRRADSRDPHRMPRLPLPMAPVASPYGPWGGGAGGFFMPPAPPATLYEHHRFRQGLDFRNINAAAPARQLLFFGSAGMPPRASMPMPMPPPPPPHNIMMVQQPSSPVVTTAGLPMVLDSVPLVNSPTAAAKRVRLFGVNLDDNPQPSGGGESSQDTNALSLRMPGWQRPGPWRFLESPQHGAGAGATGGAESSAASSPSSSSSSKREAHSSLDLDL, encoded by the coding sequence ATGGAGTTCGCGAGCTCGTCGAGTAGGTTTTCCaaagaggaggacgaggaggaagagcaggaggaggacgcggAGGCGTCCCCGCGCGAGATCCCCTTCATGACAGCGGCAGCGACGGCCACCACGGGAggggccgccgcctcgtcgtcgtcctcgcctcccgcggcggcgtccgcgtccgcgtccgcgtCGGGCCCGGCTGCCCTCCGCTCCAGCGACGGCGCCGGGGCGTccggtagcggcggcggcggtagcgaCGACGTGGAGGTGATCGAGAAGGAGCACATGTTCGACAAGGTGGTGACACCCAGCGACGTGGGGAAGCTCAACCGGCTGGTGATCCCGAAGCAGCACGCGGAGAAGTACTTCCCGCTGGACGCGGCGGCCAACGAGAAGGGCCTCCTGCTCAGCTTCGAGGACCGCGCCGGCAAGCTCTGGCGCTTCCGCTACTCCTACTGGAACAGCAGCCAGAGCTACGTCATGACCAAGGGCTGGAGCCGCTTCGTCAAGGAGAAGCGCCTCGACGCCGGGGACACCGTCTCCTTCTGCCGCGGCGCCGGGGAGGCCGCGCGGGACCGCCTCTTCATCGACTGGAAGCGCCGCGCCGACTCCCGCGACCCGCACCGCATGCCGCGCCTCCCGCTCCCCATGGCGCCCGTCGCCTCGCCGTACGGCccctggggcggcggcgcgggcggcttcttcatgccgcccgcgccgcccgccacaCTCTACGAGCACCATCGCTTCCGCCAGGGCCTCGACTTCCGCAACATcaacgccgccgcgccagccAGGCAGCTCCTCTTCTTCGGCTCCGCCGGCATGCCCCCGCGCGCGTCCATGCCCATGCCcatgccgccgcccccgcctccgcACAACATTATGATGGTGCAACAACCCAGCAGCCCCGTGGTTACGACGGCCGGTCTGCCCATGGTTCTCGACTCGGTGCCGCTCGTCAACAGCCCGACGGCGGCTGCGAAGCGCGTGCGCCTGTTCGGAGTCAACCTCGACGACAACCCGcaaccgagcggcggcggcgaatcaAGCCAAGACACCAACGCATTGTCGCTGAGGATGCCGGGATGGCAAAGGCCGGGGCCATGGCGGTTCCTCGAATCGCCTcagcacggcgccggcgccggtgcaaCTGGTGGGGCCGAGTCCtccgcagcctcgtcgccgtcgtcatcgtcgtcctcCAAGAGAGAAGCGCACTCGTCATTGGATCTCGATCTGTGA